The following are from one region of the Paenibacillus bovis genome:
- a CDS encoding GNAT family N-acetyltransferase yields the protein MIELIPMDDKQYTEFYHLSTTDYAAEKVAAGEWTEEEAMDRAAESFQKYLPNGADTEGAFIYSVFDTEQQKSIGHVWMNITDTPKGKQAFLYDILIYDGNQNKGYGQETMKALDELAIQQGAVRIGLHVFGHNQRALHVYQKSGYVITDYQMSKAL from the coding sequence ATGATTGAATTAATTCCGATGGACGACAAACAGTATACCGAGTTTTATCATCTGTCTACCACTGATTATGCCGCCGAGAAAGTAGCTGCTGGAGAATGGACAGAAGAGGAAGCGATGGATCGGGCAGCCGAGTCATTTCAGAAATATCTGCCGAATGGAGCCGATACGGAAGGTGCTTTTATTTACAGCGTATTCGATACAGAGCAGCAGAAGTCTATAGGACATGTATGGATGAATATTACAGATACTCCCAAAGGGAAACAAGCCTTTTTGTACGATATCCTGATCTATGATGGTAACCAGAACAAAGGATATGGGCAGGAAACGATGAAAGCTCTGGATGAACTGGCAATCCAGCAGGGAGCTGTGCGTATCGGACTGCATGTGTTCGGTCATAATCAGCGCGCTTTGCATGTCTATCAAAAATCGGGTTATGTAATTACCGATTATCAGATGTCCAAGGCACTATAG